Proteins from one Acidiphilium multivorum AIU301 genomic window:
- the hisC gene encoding histidinol-phosphate transaminase — protein MSGLPTARPAVFSVPPYVGGESRLDGVNRVIKLSSNEGAFGPPPGAIAALTEVAAIAHRYPDGGATSLRAAIGRRFCLDPARIVCGNGSDDLIALLIQSYGGPGTELVMSRHGFLIYEIAARLAGMNVRKAPERNLTADIDAMLAEVTPATRLVFLANPNNPTGSLVPASDVSRLRAELPPDVLLVLDAAYAEYVERADYDPGVELVDSGQNTVMTRTFSKMFGLGGVRLGWAYAPLAIVDVLNRTRMPFNVSGPAAAAGIAALDEPGWVERCRNHNTRARTELAARIERAGFRVWPSEANFLLADLETADRAAAADTHLRSRGIIVRQVAAYGLPQCLRITIGTDEECSTVADALDDFGQNHG, from the coding sequence ATGAGCGGTCTGCCCACCGCGCGCCCCGCCGTCTTTTCGGTTCCACCCTACGTCGGGGGCGAATCAAGGCTCGATGGGGTGAACCGGGTCATCAAGCTGTCGTCCAACGAGGGCGCGTTCGGCCCGCCGCCTGGCGCCATCGCGGCGCTGACCGAAGTGGCGGCAATCGCCCATCGCTATCCGGATGGAGGGGCGACATCGCTGCGTGCGGCGATCGGTCGTCGCTTCTGCCTCGACCCGGCGCGGATCGTTTGTGGGAACGGATCCGATGACCTGATTGCCCTGCTGATCCAGTCCTATGGTGGGCCGGGGACCGAACTGGTGATGAGCCGGCACGGGTTCCTGATCTATGAGATCGCCGCACGGCTCGCCGGGATGAATGTACGGAAGGCGCCGGAACGAAATCTGACGGCCGATATCGATGCCATGCTCGCCGAGGTGACGCCGGCGACCCGGCTTGTGTTCCTGGCCAATCCGAACAATCCGACCGGCAGCCTCGTGCCCGCCTCGGACGTCTCCCGGCTTCGGGCGGAACTACCGCCGGATGTATTGCTGGTCCTCGACGCAGCCTATGCGGAATATGTCGAGCGCGCCGATTACGACCCGGGCGTCGAACTGGTCGATTCCGGCCAGAACACGGTGATGACCCGCACATTCTCGAAAATGTTCGGGCTTGGTGGCGTGCGCCTGGGCTGGGCCTATGCGCCACTCGCGATTGTCGATGTGCTGAACCGGACCCGTATGCCCTTCAACGTGAGCGGCCCCGCCGCCGCCGCGGGGATTGCCGCGCTCGACGAGCCGGGCTGGGTCGAGCGTTGCCGCAACCATAACACCCGCGCCCGGACGGAACTGGCGGCGCGGATCGAACGAGCGGGATTCCGCGTCTGGCCGAGCGAGGCGAATTTCCTGCTGGCCGATCTTGAGACCGCCGATCGTGCGGCTGCTGCCGATACTCATCTGCGCAGCCGGGGCATCATTGTTCGGCAGGTGGCGGCCTATGGATTGCCGCAATGCCTGAGGATCACGATCGGAACCGACGAGGAATGCTCGACCGTCGCCGACGCGCTCGATGATTTCGGCCAAAACCATGGCTGA
- a CDS encoding prephenate/arogenate dehydrogenase family protein, producing the protein MAEPLFNRLALLGIGLIGSSIARVARERGDLARTIVANARTQATLDRVMELGIADECEIDPARAVQGADCVIFCAPVGAYAALAEAIGPHLAPGAIVSDVGSTKQSVIRDIGPHLPEGVHFVPAHPMAGTEFSGPDAGFAGLFKGRWCLLTPVPGTDQDAISRMRTFWERCGAMVSVMDAAHHDRVVAIVSHLPHLIAFTICGTADDLADETRQEVLQFAASGFRDFTRIAASDPTMWRDVFLNNREALLEMLARFTEDAQAMARAVRWGDAAYIEDKVLRGRKIRQALIDINQA; encoded by the coding sequence ATGGCTGAGCCGCTGTTCAACCGCCTTGCCCTGCTGGGAATCGGGTTGATCGGCTCGTCGATCGCGCGGGTTGCCCGCGAGCGCGGCGATCTGGCCCGGACGATCGTAGCCAATGCCCGAACGCAGGCAACGCTCGACCGTGTCATGGAACTGGGCATTGCCGATGAATGCGAGATTGACCCCGCACGCGCCGTGCAGGGGGCGGATTGCGTCATCTTCTGCGCGCCGGTGGGCGCCTACGCCGCCTTGGCCGAGGCGATTGGCCCCCATCTCGCGCCGGGCGCGATCGTCAGCGATGTCGGATCGACCAAGCAGTCCGTCATCCGCGATATCGGGCCGCACCTGCCGGAAGGGGTGCATTTTGTCCCCGCCCATCCGATGGCCGGGACAGAGTTTTCGGGCCCCGATGCAGGGTTCGCGGGTCTGTTCAAGGGCCGCTGGTGTCTTCTTACTCCGGTGCCGGGCACGGATCAGGATGCGATCAGCCGCATGCGGACGTTCTGGGAGCGCTGTGGCGCGATGGTCAGCGTCATGGATGCCGCCCATCACGATCGGGTGGTGGCGATTGTCAGTCATCTGCCGCACCTCATTGCCTTCACGATCTGCGGCACGGCGGACGACCTCGCCGACGAGACCAGGCAGGAAGTGCTGCAGTTCGCCGCCTCGGGCTTCCGGGATTTCACCCGGATCGCTGCGTCCGACCCGACAATGTGGCGCGACGTGTTCCTCAACAATCGCGAGGCACTACTGGAAATGCTGGCCCGCTTCACTGAGGATGCGCAGGCCATGGCACGCGCCGTTCGGTGGGGCGATGCCGCTTACATCGAGGACAAGGTTCTGCGCGGCCGCAAGATCCGTCAGGCGCTGATCGACATCAATCAGGCCTGA
- the truB gene encoding tRNA pseudouridine(55) synthase TruB encodes MAPNQTRQKRGRIIDGWIVLDKPPGITSAHAVARIKRLLQAAKVGHGGTLDPLATGVLPIALGRATKMVPYVMDGTKRYRFTLRFGEARDTDDADGAVVMTSDFRPETSDIDAALVAFRGTIMQVPPAFSAIKVDGERAYDLARAGLPPELPPRPAQIDRFDLIDRPDPDHAIFEVESGKGVYMRSLARDLARAVNTVGHIAALRRLSVGPFAETGSTTLDKIADSGDSLARDPDFLLPVETALDDIPALALTEAEAAALRNGQALSLVQFMGRIPLACDPDGGLARLMAGRRFVALGRLTDGQLKPERVL; translated from the coding sequence ATGGCGCCGAATCAGACGCGGCAGAAGCGTGGACGTATTATCGACGGCTGGATCGTGCTGGACAAGCCGCCGGGGATTACCAGTGCGCATGCTGTGGCCCGCATCAAGCGATTGCTCCAGGCCGCGAAAGTCGGCCACGGCGGCACGCTCGATCCGTTGGCGACGGGCGTCCTGCCGATTGCCCTGGGCCGGGCGACAAAGATGGTGCCCTATGTCATGGACGGGACCAAGCGGTATCGCTTCACCCTTCGTTTCGGCGAGGCGCGTGATACCGACGACGCGGATGGCGCGGTAGTCATGACGTCCGATTTCCGGCCGGAAACGTCGGACATCGATGCTGCCCTCGTCGCGTTTCGCGGTACGATCATGCAGGTTCCGCCGGCGTTCTCGGCAATCAAGGTTGATGGTGAGCGTGCCTACGACCTGGCGCGCGCCGGTCTGCCGCCTGAGTTGCCGCCTCGCCCGGCGCAGATCGACCGGTTCGACCTTATCGACCGGCCCGACCCTGATCATGCGATTTTCGAGGTGGAGTCAGGCAAGGGGGTCTACATGCGGTCGTTGGCGCGCGATTTGGCGCGTGCGGTGAACACTGTGGGGCACATAGCTGCATTGCGTCGTCTTTCCGTTGGCCCCTTTGCCGAAACGGGCTCGACGACGCTGGACAAGATCGCCGATTCCGGCGATAGCCTCGCCCGCGATCCGGACTTCCTGCTTCCCGTCGAGACCGCGCTGGACGACATCCCGGCCCTGGCCCTGACCGAAGCGGAAGCCGCTGCCCTTAGAAATGGCCAGGCATTGAGCCTTGTCCAGTTCATGGGTCGGATTCCGTTGGCCTGCGATCCCGATGGCGGATTGGCGCGGCTGATGGCGGGTCGCCGTTTCGTGGCGCTAGGTCGTCTGACTGACGGCCAACTCAAGCCGGAACGTGTGCTTTAA
- the rpsO gene encoding 30S ribosomal protein S15, whose translation MSITPDRRQELIGEYANKANDTGSPEVQVALLTERIVNLTEHLKTHAKDFHSRRGLLMLVGRRRRLLDYVKRQDVKRYEALIGRLGLRR comes from the coding sequence ATGTCGATTACACCGGACCGCCGGCAGGAACTGATCGGCGAATATGCCAACAAGGCGAATGATACGGGCAGCCCCGAGGTGCAGGTCGCGCTGTTGACCGAGCGGATCGTCAACCTCACCGAGCATCTCAAGACACATGCCAAGGATTTCCACTCGCGCCGCGGCCTGCTGATGCTGGTTGGCCGTCGCCGCCGACTGCTCGATTATGTGAAACGCCAGGACGTCAAGCGTTACGAGGCCCTGATCGGCCGTCTCGGCCTGCGCCGTTGA
- a CDS encoding Bax inhibitor-1/YccA family protein: MAMGPDMRSYRSATVAAGAGVLDEGLRAYMLRVYNWMASGLLLTAIVSYAISHTGLINAFYPLVATPGGAMIREPSILAYISIFAPLAFMLVMSFGVNKLSTTQAQALFWAFCGLMGASLTNIFLVYTGQSILTTFFVTAGTFAAMSIYGYTTRTDLTKFGSFLVMGVIGLLIAMVVNIFLHSPAMQFAISAIGVLVFTGLAAYDTQRIKADYVQYGYRFGAGMAAKRSVYDALQLYLNFINLFLFLLQFMGNRRN, translated from the coding sequence ATGGCTATGGGTCCCGACATGCGTTCCTATCGCAGCGCAACCGTTGCGGCAGGTGCAGGCGTTCTGGACGAGGGTCTGCGCGCCTATATGCTGCGGGTCTATAATTGGATGGCATCAGGCCTGCTGCTGACGGCCATTGTCTCGTATGCGATCTCGCATACCGGGCTGATCAACGCGTTCTATCCGCTGGTTGCGACGCCCGGCGGCGCAATGATCCGCGAGCCTAGCATCCTTGCCTATATCAGCATCTTCGCACCGCTGGCGTTCATGCTCGTGATGAGCTTCGGAGTGAACAAGCTGAGCACCACGCAGGCTCAGGCCCTGTTCTGGGCATTCTGTGGTCTGATGGGCGCAAGTCTGACCAATATTTTTCTAGTTTATACCGGGCAGTCCATCCTGACGACGTTTTTCGTCACGGCCGGCACCTTCGCGGCGATGAGCATCTACGGCTACACGACGCGAACCGACCTTACGAAATTCGGCAGCTTTCTGGTGATGGGTGTCATCGGTCTGCTGATTGCCATGGTGGTGAACATTTTTCTTCACTCTCCGGCCATGCAGTTCGCAATCAGCGCAATCGGTGTGCTGGTGTTCACTGGGCTTGCGGCATACGACACGCAACGGATCAAGGCCGATTATGTCCAGTACGGGTACCGGTTCGGCGCCGGAATGGCGGCGAAGCGGAGCGTTTATGACGCACTTCAACT